The genomic stretch AACCCGAACGACGCCTGGGCCAGATCGAACGCCGGGTGCGCCGCCCAGCCGACGCAGCGCCGCCAGGACCTCGAGGTTCTGCGCCACCGTCACGCCCTTGTTCATGCGATCGAGCTCGGCCTGGGCGAAGCTCTCGATGCCGATCAGGAACGGCGTGATGACGATGCCCGCGCGCGCGGCCGCGGCGAGCGCGCGCTCGAACCGCCGCGCGCCCGCCAGCAACCAGTCGGCGCGGGTCTGGAGCAGCAGCGTGAAGCCGCCGACGCGCTCGGCGGCGCACCGCTCGAGCAGCTCGGTCAGGTAGCCGAACGGGTTCTGATCGCGCAGCACCAGGCGCGTCACCGTCGGGGCCTCGCGCCGCACGTACGCCAGCTGCGCCAGCACCGACGCGATCGTCTCGGCCTGGGGCCGCGCCTGGTAGTGGTTGCCGGTGGTGCAGAACCCGCAGCCGCGGCCGAGGCCGTCGGGCAGCTCGACGCCGGCGTAGCGCGGGTTGGCGCGGGCGTCGGCCTGGTACGGGCAGCCGGCGTTGCCGTCGATCGAAAGCACGCGCTCGGCCGGCAGGTCCTCGGGGTTGACCACCAGCGGCGTCAGGTCGGGCACGTACGCGTCGTCGGGGGCCGCCGCCAGCGCCGCCAGGCCTGGACGCCAGCCGTCGGCGGTGCGGACCCGGGCGCCGACCGGCACGGTCGCGCGCCGACCGGCCAGGAGGTCGAGCAAGTCCGGCAGCGCCCGGGTCTCGACCTCGTAGCGCCCCGGCGGATCGGCCAGCGCGTGCTCGCCGCGCCAGTGCGCCAGCGTGGCGCCGGGCAGCGCCGCCGCCAGCGCCGTCGGGATCGCGCGGGTCCACACCCGCTCGTAGACCACGACCTCGAACGCGCCCAGGGCCGCGACCAGGCGCGCGAACACCGGGCCCGCGGTCGGCGCGGCGCCGTCGAGGGCCACCACCACCAGCCGGGCGTCGTGCCCGGCGGCGCGGGCGCGGCCGGCCGCGAGCGCCAGGGCGCTGTCGTCGAGGAACGAGCGGTCGCCGTGGCTGTGGAGGCTGAGGAACGCGACCCGCGTCATCGGTAGCGCCCGGGCGAGAACACGATCGGCGCGAGCCAGGCCTCGGCGGCCGCGGCGTCGGCCTCGACGTAGGCCCGCGGCAGGCCGGCGCAGCCCTCGGTCCGGGCCGGACAGGCCGCACACGCCGCGCCGTAGACGGTGTCGCCCTCGAAGTTCATCTCGGTGACGGTGCCGCGGACCGCGTCGACCTGCTGCGTGACGACGTGGGTGCACGCGGCCCGGGTCGGATCGTCGGGGTACAGGCACGCGGGCGCGTGGTGCAGCGTCGGCTCGAACCCGAGCGACGAGGCGAGCGCCATGGCCTCGGCCACCGCGCCGCGGATGCGCGCCAGCGGCGGGTACAGCGCGCGGTTGTCGAACAGCCGGCCGCGCATCGACGGCAGGCCGATCGTCAGATCGACGGGGCGGCCGGTGCGGTTGTGCGCCGCCAGCCAGCGCACGTAGTCGGGCAAGGCGTCGAGGTTGTCGGCCAGCACGATCCGGAACACGTGGGTGTCGAGGTCGGGCCGCGCCAGCAGCACGGCCGCGACCTCGGGGTAGGTGGCGGCGAGCCCGGGCACGTCGGCCAGCGCGGCCGCGACCTCGGCCCGGTGATCGTGGAACGACAGCCGCACCCCGGTCAGGCCAGCGGCGATCAGCTCGTCGAGGTAGCCGGGCCGGGCCAGGCGCACGCCGTTGGTGCAGATCAGCACCCGGGCGAAGCCCCGCGCGCGCGCGGCCGCGATCAGCCGCGGCAGCTCGGGGTGCATCGTCGGCTCGCCGCCGATCAGATCGATCGTCGGCGCGCCGCGCTGATCGGCGCCGCCGAGGACGCGCGCGGCCGCGTCGTCGAGGAGCCGCTCGACGTAGGCGACGTCGAACAGGCGCTGATCGGTGCCGCCGCGCACGTTGCAGTAGACGCAGCGGATGTTGCAGAGCGGCCCGGTGTTGAGGTGGACCATCGGGAACACGCGGGTGTCCCAGTAGCGGTGCTCGAACGCGATGCCCGGGCGCAGCGTGACGACGTCGTAGCGGTACTCGTTGGCGTGCCCGACCACCTCGGGCTCGGGCAGCACCACCGGATCGCGCGCGGTCAGCGCCCGGGCCAGCGCGGCCTCGGCGGCGCGATCGCGGGCCGCGCCGTCGGGCGGCGCGAACGCCACGACCACCTCGAGGCCGTCGACCGCGCGGGCCGCGGCGACGCCGGCCAGCGCCTGGGCGTGGGCGCCGTCGACGCGGGCGTGGCGATCGTGGGCCGCGGCGTCGGTCGCGAACAGCTTGACGATCGCGCGGTCGAGGCCGGCCCGGACCAGGGCGCCGACCAGCGGCGCGTACACCAGCATGCGGCCGTTGGTGACCAGCGCGACCGAGGCCGCGCCCGCGTCCTTGAGCGCGCGCACCCGCGCCGGCAGGTCACGCCGCAGCGTGGCCTCGCGGTGCCGGATGACCACGTGCTGGCCGCGGACGTCGACGTCGGCCCCGGCGTCCCCGTCCGGGCGGGTCACGCACGGCTGGCAGCCGTTGTTGCACCCGCCGGCCTCGGCGTCGAGCCGCACCAGCAGCGGGTGGCGACGGCTCCCGTCGGCGACGATCGGCAGCCCGACGCGCCCGCGCGCGGGGGCAGTCACCGAGCCTTCGCGTCGAGCCATCGTCGGTCAGGGTACCGCGTTTGCCGTCGGCGGTCCGGCCGGCAGATCCGGCGGCAGCTCGCCCGACCACACCGGCACGCCGCGGGCCGCGAGCGCCGCCGCCAGCGCCGCGTGCCGCGCGCGTTGCCAGCCGTCGGCGCGGGCCGCGGCGTAGCGGTCGTCGTCGAACAGCGGCCCGGCGGCCTCCTCGCCGCGCAGCACGTCGAGGCTGACCGAGTCGACGTGAGTGGCCAGGGCGTCGACCAGCGCGTCGAGCGGGCCTGGCAACATCGGCTGCACCACCGCGATCGTGCGCACGCCCGCGGCCCGCAGCGTGGCCAGCGTCGCCAGCCGCGACGGGATCGACGCGGCCCGCGGCTCGAAGTGCCGGCGGACGTCGTCGTCGACGGTCGGCAGCGACACCCCGACCCCGGCCCAGGGCAGCGCCGCGAGCACGTCGACGTCGCGGGCCACCAGCGCCGACCGGGTCAGCAGCAGCACCGGCGGCGGCGCGGCGACGGCGGCGATGGCCTCGAGGCACGCCCGGGTCAGCCCGCGCTGGGCCTCGATGGCGTGGTACGGGTCGCTGACGATCGGACAGAACTTGATCGGCCGCGGCGGCAGGCGCCGGAGCTCCTCGGCCAGCACCGCGGCGGCGTTCACGCGCACGTCGACCCACGCGCCCCACGGCACCGGCGGCAGGCCGGTCGCCGCCCGCAGCGGTGCCAGGCGCGACTGCGCGTAGCAGAACCGACAGCCGATCAAGCAGCCGACGTAGGGGCTGGCGGTGTAGAAGCGCGCGTCGGGGGCGCCGGCCGGCTCGAGCAGGCGATCGATGACCAGCTCGCGCACGCGCGGGGCCAGCGGGTCGGCGGCGGTCGCGAGCATCGCGACGAAGTCGGCGTCGCGGCCGTCGGCCTTGCGCGCGACCTCGGCGCACACCGCCTGCCCGACCGCGCTGGCGGCGCGCGACCGGTACGCGAACGTCAGGTGGGCCGTGCGCGCGGCGTGGCGCGCGCCGGCGGTGGCCGGGGTCACCTCGACGTGGACCTCGTCGCCGGCGACCGCGAACGTCAGGCGCAGGCCGAGCTCGGTCGCGGCGTCGACGAGGCGCACGCCCGGCGCCAGCTCGTCGCCGATCGCGGTCGGCGCGACCAGCGCCAGCAGGTGCGCGCGCACGTCCATCGCCGACCAGCATGCCCGATGCGCGGCCGGCGCGGTACCGTGACGCCGTGCCCGCGCGCATCGAGCTTGGCCTGGACGACGCGACCGTGGTGCTCGCGCTCGACGAGGACGCCGCGGCGACCCGGCGCGCATGGCTGCACGCCGCCGGGCACGCGGTCGTCCACGTCGGGCCACTGCCGCCGGCGCTCGAGCCGCTGGCCCGGGCGATCGCCCGAGGCCTGACCG from Myxococcales bacterium encodes the following:
- a CDS encoding radical SAM protein, with the protein product MVHLNTGPLCNIRCVYCNVRGGTDQRLFDVAYVERLLDDAAARVLGGADQRGAPTIDLIGGEPTMHPELPRLIAAARARGFARVLICTNGVRLARPGYLDELIAAGLTGVRLSFHDHRAEVAAALADVPGLAATYPEVAAVLLARPDLDTHVFRIVLADNLDALPDYVRWLAAHNRTGRPVDLTIGLPSMRGRLFDNRALYPPLARIRGAVAEAMALASSLGFEPTLHHAPACLYPDDPTRAACTHVVTQQVDAVRGTVTEMNFEGDTVYGAACAACPARTEGCAGLPRAYVEADAAAAEAWLAPIVFSPGRYR
- a CDS encoding radical SAM protein produces the protein MDVRAHLLALVAPTAIGDELAPGVRLVDAATELGLRLTFAVAGDEVHVEVTPATAGARHAARTAHLTFAYRSRAASAVGQAVCAEVARKADGRDADFVAMLATAADPLAPRVRELVIDRLLEPAGAPDARFYTASPYVGCLIGCRFCYAQSRLAPLRAATGLPPVPWGAWVDVRVNAAAVLAEELRRLPPRPIKFCPIVSDPYHAIEAQRGLTRACLEAIAAVAAPPPVLLLTRSALVARDVDVLAALPWAGVGVSLPTVDDDVRRHFEPRAASIPSRLATLATLRAAGVRTIAVVQPMLPGPLDALVDALATHVDSVSLDVLRGEEAAGPLFDDDRYAAARADGWQRARHAALAAALAARGVPVWSGELPPDLPAGPPTANAVP